A genomic stretch from Alosa sapidissima isolate fAloSap1 chromosome 3, fAloSap1.pri, whole genome shotgun sequence includes:
- the LOC121705976 gene encoding lipid droplet assembly factor 1-like — MWEVHICKHLKLHGKSTFMSMLYDNEPFPPQDETSERLHIDPKIEEFMNSSVGRYLSDHPFIALTLLVFAVMATVPVGLFLGFGLVTLAATTMSIIFVEVFLLAVGGATLLCVLGCLAIFAVFFSFFLTACYITVSCIHKLYYGKRPSEKRKRFSRPKID, encoded by the exons ATGTGGGAAGTCCACATCTGTAAGCATCTGAAACTTCACGGAAAAAGCACATTCATG AGTATGCTGTATGATAATGAGCCCTTTCCCCCTCAAGATGAAACGTCGGAGAGGTTGCACATCGATCCTAAG ATTGAAGAGTTTATGAACTCTTCAGTGGGACGATACCTGAGTGACCACCCATTCATTGCACTGACCTTACTGGTGTTTGCagtaatggccacagttcctgTAGGACTTTTTCTTGGCTTTGGTCTTGTAACACTTGCTGCCACTACAATGTCTATTATCTTTGTGGAGG TTTTCCTGCTGGCTGTGGGAGGGGCAACATTACTATGTGTTCTGGGATGCCTTGCCATTTTTGCGGTGTTTTTCTCGTTCTTCCTAACTGCCTGCTACATTACTGTCTCCTGCATACACAAGTTGTATTACGGCAAACG CCCATctgaaaagaggaagagattCTCAAGGCCAAAAATAGACTGA
- the LOC121705968 gene encoding ER lumen protein-retaining receptor 2-like — translation MNIFRLTGDLSHLAAIIILLLKIWKTRSCAGISGKSQILFATVFTTRYLDLLTSFISLYNTTMKVIYIGAAYATLYLIYMKFKATYDGNHDSFRVEFLLVPVGGLSFLVNHDFSPLEILWTFSIYLESVAILPQLFMISKTGEAETITTHYLFFLGLYRSLYLFNWIWRFYSEGFFDMIAIVAGIVQTILYCDFFYLYITKVLKGKKLSLPA, via the exons ATGAACATCTTCAGACTTACAGGGGATCTTTCTCATCTTGCAGCTATCATTATTCTGCTGCTCAAGATATGGAAAACCAGGTCTTGCGCCG GCATCTCTGGAAAGAGCCAGATTCTTTTTGCAACCGTATTCACCACACGCTACCTGGACCTACTCACCTCCTTCATCTCCCTCTACAACACGACCATGAAG GTGATCTACATTGGCGCTGCATATGCCACTCTGTACCTCATTTACATGAAGTTCAAGGCTACCTATGATGGAAACCATGACAGTTTTAGAGTGGAGTTCTTGTTGGTTCCTGTCGGTGGTCTGTCTTTCTTAGTCAATCATGATTTCTCTCCTCTGGAG ATCCTGTGGACCTTCTCCATATATCTGGAGTCAGTGGCCATCCTTCCCCAGCTCTTCATGATCAGCAAGACCGGTGAGGCTGAGACCATCACCACCCATTATCTGTTCTTCCTGGGCTTGTACCGATCCCTCTATCTCTTCAATTGGATCTGGCGTTTCTACTCCGAGGGCTTCTTTGACATGATTGCTATTGTGGCTGGCATTGTCCAAACCATCCTGTACTGTGACTTCTTCTACTTGTACATTACCAAAG TGCTGAAAGGAAAGAAATTGAGCCTCCCGGCATAA
- the ndel1b gene encoding nuclear distribution protein nudE-like 1-B: MDTEMMPKFSSKDEEIEYWKNLSIKYKQSCHDAQEELLEFQEGSRELEAELEAQLGQAEHRIRDLQAENQRLKNEVESLKEKLEQQYAQSYKQISMLEDDLVQTRGIKEQLHKYVRELEQANDDLERAKRATIVSLEDFEQRLNQAIERNAFLESELDEKESLLVSVQRLKDEARDLRQELAVRERTTDTTRMSAPSSPTLDIDKMDTAVQASLSLPATPVGKNIEHPFITQKVLTNGNLTNGNSALTPSARISALNIVGDLLRKVGALESKLAACRNFAKDQTARKNYTGNGNLINSNATKFSHSLHTTYFDKTTMNGLDPSSLTTMAPPRTVSPPGMLPLSV, translated from the exons ATGGACACAGAGATGATGCCCAAGTTCTCCTCAAAAGATGAAGAAATTGAGTACTGGAAAAATCTGTCCATAAAGTACAAGCAAAG TTGCCATGACGCCCAGGAGGAGCTGCTGGAGTTCCAGGAGGGCAGCCGGGAGCTGGAGGCCGAGCTGGAGGCCCAGCTGGGTCAGGCCGAGCACCGCATCCGCGACCTGCAGGCTGAGAACCAGAGGCTCAAGAATGAAGTGGAGTCCCTGAAG GAGAAACTGGAGCAGCAGTATGCCCAGAGCTACAAGCAGATCTCCATGCTGGAGGACGACCTGGTACAGACACGCGGCATCAAGGAGCAGCTGCACAAATACGTCAGGGAGCTGGAGCAGGCCAATGATGACCTGGAGAGGGCCAAGAG GGCCACCATCGTGTCCCTAGAGGACTTTGAGCAGCGGCTGAACCAGGCCATCGAGAGGAACGCCTTCCTGGAGAGCGAACTGGACGAGAAGGAGTCGCTGCTGGTGTCCGTGCAGAGGCTGAAGGACGAGGCCAGAG ACCTGAGACAGGAGCTGGCTGTTCGGGAGAGGACGACTGACACCACGCGCATGTCCGCTCCCAGCTCGCCCACGCTGGACATTGATAAGATGGACACAGCAGTGCAGGCCTCCCTGTCCCTACCAGCCACCCCAGTTGGGAAGAACATTGAGCACCCCTTCATCACGCAGAAAG TGTTGACCAATGGGAACTTGACAAATGGAAACTCAGCCCTGACCCCCTCTGCCAGAATCTCAGCTCTCAACATCGTTGGAGACCTCTTACGAAAAGTCGGG GCATTGGAGTCCAAACTAGCCGCCTGTCGGAACTTTGCCAAGGACCAGACGGCGAGGAAAAACTACACAGGAAATGGGAATCTGATCAACAGCAACGCTACCAAGTTCTCGCATTCACTGCACACAACGTACTTCGACAAAAC GACCATGAACGGTTTGGACCCCAGCTCCCTGACGACCATGGCCCCCCCACGGACGGTGTCTCCGCCCGGCATGCTGCCCCTCAGTGTGTGA
- the LOC121705940 gene encoding medium-chain acyl-CoA ligase ACSF2, mitochondrial-like isoform X2 yields the protein MVSVNPAYQVKELEFTLGKVGCSAVLCPTQFKTQMFCDMLRQICPELDTARPGFLKSSRLPDLRMVIVMDSRQPGMLHVDDVMQAAGSQQHQELQSLQAQLSFDDPINIQFTSGTTGLPKGVTLTHHNIVNNAYLLGLRTGFDWRPEVRVCVPVPLYHCFGSVLGGMCMALHGVTLVFPSKGYDGLANLEAIQNERCNFLYGTPTMFIDILGQSDFHKYDVSSVDAGIMAGAPCPPEVVRKLIRDMDMKEMMVAYGTTENSPVTFVGFPYDNEERKTETVGCIMPHTEAKIVDPATGEMVPLGSSGELLIRGYCVMQEYWDEPGKTQECITKDGWYKTGDIASLDGFGYCRIEGRIKDMIIRGGENIYPAEIEQFLHTHPKVQEAQVVGVKDERLGENVCACIRLREGQDCTAEEIKAYCKGQIAYFKVPHYVEFVTSYPLTTSGKILKNKLREAMEKKLCV from the exons GTGGGGTGCAGTGCAGTACTCTGTCCAACCCAGTTTAAGACCCAGATGTTCTGTGACATGCTACGACAGATCTGCCCAGAACTGGACACAGCAAGGCCAGGATTCCTCAAAAGCTCCAG GTTGCCAGACCTGCGTATGGTGATCGTGATGGACAGCCGCCAGCCAGGCATGCTCCATGTGGACGATGTGATGCAGGCGGCAGGCAGCCAGCAACACCAGGAGCTCCAGAGTCTCCAGGCCCAGCTGTCCTTCGACGACCCCATTAACATCCAGTTCACATCT GGGACAACGGGCCTGCCTAAAGGGGTCACTCTGACGCACCATAACATTGTTAACAACGCCTACCTCCTGGGACTTCGCACAGGCTTCGACTGGAGG CCTGAGGTTcgagtgtgtgtccctgtgcccCTGTACCACTGCTTCGGCTCTGTGCTGGGGGGCATGTGCATGGCACTGCATGGCGTCACACTGGTCTTCCCCTCGAAAGGGTACGACGGACTGGCTAACCTGGAGGCTATTCAGAATGAAAG ATGCAATTTCCTCTATGGCACTCCTACCATGTTCATCGACATTCTCGGGCAGTCAGATTTCCACAAATACGACGTGTCTTCAGTAGATGCTG GAATCATGGCTGGGGCCCCATGCCCTCCGGAGGTCGTGAGGAAACTGATTAGAGACATGGACATGAAGGAGATGATG GTTGCCTATGGGACTACGGAGAACAGCCCTGTGACATTCGTAGGCTTCCCTTATGACAATGAGGAACGCAAGACAGAGACTGTGGGCTGCATTATGCCCCATACTGAG GCGAAGATCGTGGACCCAGCCACAGGCGAGATGGTGCCCCTGGGGAGCTCGGGCGAGCTGCTGATCCGCGGCTACTGCGTGATGCAGGAGTACTGGGACGAGCCAGGCAAAACCCAGGAGTGCATCACCAAGGACGGCTGGTACAAAACTGG AGACATCGCCAGCCTGGACGGGTTTGGTTACTGCCGCATCGAAGGCCGCATTAAAGACATGATCATTCGTGGGGGCGAGAACATCTACCCAGCAGAGATAGAGCAGTTCCTTCACACCCACCCCAAAGTACAGGAGGCCCAG GTGGTGGGGGTGAAAGACGAACGGCTGGGAGAGAACGTGTGCGCCTGCATTCGTTTGCGGGAGGGGCAGGACTGCACTGCAGAGGAGATCAAAGCCTACTGCAAAGGCCAG ATTGCCTACTTCAAGGTTCCCCACTATGTTGAGTTCGTCACCAGCTATCCACTCACAACCTCCGGCAAG ATCCTGAAAAACAAACTAAGAGAGGCAATGGAGAAGAAGCTCTGTGtttga